A region of Vitis vinifera cultivar Pinot Noir 40024 chromosome 13, ASM3070453v1 DNA encodes the following proteins:
- the LOC109123675 gene encoding uncharacterized mitochondrial protein AtMg00810-like — MVTVRTFLAVAAAKGWELHQMDVHNAFLHAQHIQLNVLVYVDDLIISGNDGTTVQQFKDYLSRRFHMKDLGKLKYFLGIEVVRNSDGIFLCQRKYTLDIIFEAGLLGAKPVGTPLEQNHKLALAGNSDLRDPGQYRRLVGRLIYLTITRPELSYCVHMLAQFMQQPKDEHWEAALRVVRYLKGNPGQDWANCSLTRRSLTGYFIFWVIRQSLGRPRSNIRCLALRLKRNIVPWQPQLVN, encoded by the exons ATGGTCACAGTGCGAACGTTTCTTGCCGTTGCAGCTGCAAAGGGTTGGGaattacatcaaatggatgtacATAATGCCTTCTTACACG CTCAACACATTCAACTCAATGTTcttgtctatgttgatgatctaATTATATCTGGAAATGATGGAACGACTGTGCAACAGTTCAAAGATTATTTGAGTCGGCGTTTTCATATGAAGGATctaggaaaattaaaatattttttggggaTTGAAGTTGTGAGAAACTCAGATGGTATCTTCTTATGTCAACGCAAGTATACACTGGACATCATCTTTGAGGCTGGGCTACTGGGAGCCAAGCCGGTTGGGACTCCTCTTGAACAAAACCATAAATTAGCACTTGCTGGGAATTCTGATTTACGTGATCCTGGACAATACAGACGCCTGGTGGGTCGGCTCATCTACCTAACGATTACCCGACCAGAACTGTCTTATTGTGTGCATATGCTTGCTCAGTTCATGCAGCAACCAAAGGATGAACATTGGGAAGCAGCTTTGAGAGTTGTTCGATATTTGAAAGGCAATCCGGGACAAG ATTGGGCCAATTGTTCTTTAACACGAAGATCTTTAactggttattttattttttgggtaaTTCGCCAATCTCTTGGAAGACCAAGAAGCAACATACGGTGTCTTGCTCTTCGGCTGAAGCGGAATATAGTTCCATGGCAACCACAACTTGTGAATTGA
- the LOC109123677 gene encoding uncharacterized mitochondrial protein AtMg00810-like: MQDSKSISTPRATSTNLSQLAGDTFSYASLYCSIVGALQYVTITKPDISYAVNKACQFMAHPTTIHWMAFKRILRYLKGIPSLSLIFHPSTSLDIQAYTDADWASCLGDRRSTTGHCIFLGTNLVSWSSTKQRTISCSSSESEYRALVATVAEITWIQFVLENYVFLPYLHH, encoded by the coding sequence ATGCAAGACTCAAAATCCATTTCCACACCTAGAGCTACTAGCACCAACCTGTCTCAGTTAGCAGGTGATACATTCTCATATGCTTCTCTATATTGCAGCATCGTGGGGGCCCTTCAATACGTTACAATCACCAAACCTGACATCTCATATGCCGTAAATAAAGCTTGTCAGTTTATGGCTCACCCCACCACTATACATTGGATGGCTTTTAAACGAATATTACGGTATCTTAAAGGGATTCCCTCACTTAGCCTTATATTTCATCCCTCAACATCTCTTGATATTCAGGCTTACACAGATGCGGACTGGGCATCATGCCTAGGTGACAGACGCAGTACAACAGGCCACTGTATCTTTCTAGGGACCAATCTAGTTTCCTGGTCATCTACCAAACAGCGCACTATATCTTGCAGCAGCTCGGAGTCTGAATATCGTGCCCTAGTTGCCACTGTTGCTGAGATCACTTGGATTCAATTTGTCCTTGAGAATTATGTATTTCTACCCTATCTCCACCATTGA
- the LOC109123676 gene encoding uncharacterized protein LOC109123676, whose protein sequence is MDEFSSNQATDSHTLHLGSNSNQVAADDATQTQTQIRSQSAAGDGSQAEIITMDASVYKAAADGNIHALQQFPEPNSVSFAVLNGCLSFLGVHRYCIGKIRKGDTPLHLAAREGLFLVLRALMDAAKLLPLDIESGIGAEKAMLRLTNKGGDTALHEAVRYNNSEVVKFLIMEDPEFAYSENIDGGTPLYMAAERGFGKLVEIIIDNTRTSPGYTGFTGRTVLHAAVIHKNTGRVRLSVFFFKIFLMKAFLNKDTVKVLLMVFIMVLKTGPDWPVQSVGPPASHRTGSVRSLDRMETEPGLDRLNRRSNR, encoded by the exons ATGGATGAGTTCAGTTCCAACCAGGCTACAGATTCACATACCCTTCACTTGGGTTCCAATTCCAACCAGGTTGCTGCTGACGATGctacccaaacccaaacccagATCAGGAGCCAGTCTGCAGCTGGGGATGGCAGCCAAGCGGAGATCATAACCATGGATGCAAGTGTGTACAAGGCCGCAGCAGATGGTAACATCCATGCCCTCCAGCAATTCCCGGAA CCCAATTCGGTCAGCTTCGCTGTGTTAAATGGATGCTTGAGTTTCCTTGGTGTTCATCGCTACTGCATCGGCAAAATCAGAAAAGGGGACACTCCACTTCACCTTGCAGCAAGGGAAGGGCTTTTTCTGGTGCTGAGAGCTCTCATGGATGCTGCAAAACTGCTTCCCCTGGATATTGAAAGTGGGATTGGGGCAGAAAAAGCGATGCTGAGGTTGACCAATAAAGGGGGCGACACAGCCTTGCATGAGGCAGTCCGGTATAATAATTCTGAGGTGGTCAAGTTCTTGATTATGGAAGATCCAGAGTTCGCCTATAGTGAAAATATTGATGGTGGGACTCCTCTTTACATGGCTGCAGAGAGGGGATTTGGTAAATTGGTTGAAATAATCATAGACAACACTCGTACTTCCCCAGGTTACACTGGCTTCACCGGTAGAACCGTTTTACACGCTGCTGTAATTCATAAAAACACAGGTAGAGTGCGTTTGTCagtgtttttctttaaaatatttttaatgaaagcgTTTTTAAATAAAGACACAGTTAAAGTGCTTTTGATGGTGTtcatcatggttttaaaaaccggaccggactgGCCGGTCCAATCGGTTGGACCGCCAGCCAGTCATCGTACCGGTTCGGTCCGGTCATTAGACCGGATGGAGACCGAACCGGGATTGGACCGTTTGAACCGGCGGTCCAACCGGTGA